In Psychrobacter ciconiae, the following are encoded in one genomic region:
- the rpsC gene encoding 30S ribosomal protein S3 yields MGQKVNPIGIRLGVVKKHNANWYADPKQYSEYLINDIQVREYLRKKLDAAMISSIVIERPTGAAKITIATARPGIVIGKKGEDIEKLQKELTKMMGVPAQVNIEEITSPDLDARLVADGIASQLERRVMFRRAMKRAVQNSMRSGAQGIKVELSGRLGGAEIARTEWYREGRVPLHTLRADIDYASVRAETTYGTIGVKVWIFRGEILDGMNSVYNPVTEEKPRAPKQRRGRGNRRNSDRG; encoded by the coding sequence ATGGGTCAAAAAGTTAACCCAATCGGAATTCGTCTTGGCGTTGTTAAAAAGCACAATGCAAACTGGTATGCTGATCCAAAACAGTATTCAGAATACCTCATTAATGACATCCAAGTTCGCGAATACCTGCGTAAAAAGTTAGACGCCGCCATGATCAGTAGTATCGTCATTGAGCGTCCAACAGGTGCCGCTAAGATTACCATCGCCACTGCGCGTCCTGGTATTGTTATCGGTAAAAAAGGCGAAGACATCGAGAAGCTTCAAAAAGAATTGACCAAAATGATGGGTGTTCCTGCTCAGGTCAACATTGAAGAAATTACCTCTCCTGATCTTGACGCACGTCTTGTTGCTGATGGTATTGCAAGTCAGCTTGAGCGCCGCGTGATGTTCCGCCGTGCCATGAAACGCGCTGTTCAAAACAGCATGCGTTCAGGCGCCCAAGGTATCAAAGTTGAGTTGTCTGGTCGTTTAGGCGGTGCTGAGATTGCCCGTACTGAATGGTACCGTGAAGGTCGTGTACCTTTACATACCCTTCGTGCTGACATTGACTATGCATCAGTTCGTGCAGAAACAACTTATGGCACCATCGGCGTTAAAGTTTGGATTTTCCGTGGCGAAATCCTTGACGGAATGAACAGTGTTTATAATCCCGTCACTGAAGAGAAGCCTCGTGCGCCAAAACAACGCCGTGGTCGTGGAAACCGTCGAAACTCAGACAGAGGTTAA
- the rplV gene encoding 50S ribosomal protein L22: MEVTAKLRGAAISAQKVRLVADEVRGKSIERALDILTYSNKKGAIFVKKCLNSAIANAEHNHGLDIDDLKVSTIYVDEGITLKRILPRAKGRADRISKRTCHITIKVGE; encoded by the coding sequence ATGGAAGTAACTGCAAAATTACGCGGTGCCGCCATCTCGGCACAAAAAGTTAGACTCGTTGCTGATGAAGTTCGTGGCAAATCTATCGAGCGTGCTTTGGATATTTTAACGTATAGCAATAAAAAAGGCGCCATCTTTGTTAAGAAATGCCTTAACTCAGCCATCGCCAATGCCGAACATAACCACGGCTTAGATATTGATGACCTTAAAGTCTCAACCATCTATGTCGATGAAGGCATCACGCTAAAGCGTATCCTACCACGTGCTAAAGGTCGCGCTGACCGTATCAGCAAGCGCACCTGTCACATCACTATCAAGGTAGGAGAATAA
- the rpsS gene encoding 30S ribosomal protein S19 — MPRSLKKGPFIDAHLFAKVENAIDTNSRKPIKTWSRRSMILPQMVGLTLSVHNGRTHVPVIVSEQMVGHKLGEFAPTRTYRGHGVDKKAKR, encoded by the coding sequence ATGCCTCGTTCATTGAAAAAAGGTCCATTCATAGACGCGCACTTGTTTGCCAAAGTTGAGAATGCTATTGACACCAACTCTCGCAAGCCTATCAAGACTTGGTCGCGCCGCTCCATGATTTTGCCACAAATGGTTGGCCTAACTCTATCTGTTCACAACGGTCGCACTCACGTGCCTGTCATCGTAAGCGAGCAAATGGTAGGTCATAAACTAGGTGAATTCGCCCCAACCCGCACTTACCGCGGTCACGGCGTTGACAAAAAAGCTAAGAGATAA
- the rplB gene encoding 50S ribosomal protein L2: MPIVKAKPTSPGRRFVEKVVHPHLYKGRPFAALVESKGKSGGRNNNGRITTRHIGGGHKHHYRIIDFKRTKDGIPATVERIEYDPNRTAHIALLKYADGERRYIIAPRKLATGDTVQSGEGAPIRPGNCLPLKNIPLGTVIHNIELKIGKGAQMARSAGAGVQLLGRDGVYAILRLRSGETRRVHVNCRAVIGEVSNNENNLKSLGKAGAARWRGVRPAVRGVAMNPVDHPHGGGEGRNKGRHPTSPWGQKSKGLKTRHNKRTDSMIIRRRRAKK, from the coding sequence ATGCCTATCGTAAAAGCAAAGCCAACATCACCAGGCCGTCGTTTTGTCGAAAAAGTGGTGCATCCACACCTTTATAAAGGTCGTCCTTTTGCAGCCCTTGTTGAATCAAAAGGTAAGTCAGGTGGTCGTAATAATAATGGTCGCATCACCACTCGCCACATTGGCGGCGGTCACAAGCACCATTACCGTATCATCGATTTTAAACGTACCAAAGACGGTATCCCTGCCACCGTTGAGCGTATCGAATACGATCCAAACCGTACAGCACACATTGCACTTTTAAAGTATGCTGATGGTGAGCGTCGCTATATCATTGCGCCAAGAAAATTAGCAACAGGTGATACTGTTCAATCAGGCGAAGGTGCTCCTATCCGTCCTGGTAACTGCTTACCGCTTAAAAACATCCCACTTGGTACCGTGATTCACAATATCGAACTTAAAATCGGTAAAGGTGCTCAAATGGCGCGTTCAGCCGGTGCTGGCGTTCAGCTACTCGGTCGTGATGGTGTTTATGCGATTTTACGTCTTCGCTCAGGTGAAACTCGCCGCGTTCATGTAAACTGCCGTGCAGTGATTGGTGAAGTTTCAAACAATGAGAACAACCTAAAATCACTTGGTAAAGCCGGTGCAGCGCGGTGGCGTGGTGTTCGTCCTGCCGTTCGTGGTGTGGCTATGAACCCTGTTGATCACCCGCATGGTGGTGGTGAAGGTCGTAACAAAGGTCGTCATCCAACCAGCCCTTGGGGTCAGAAGTCTAAAGGACTTAAAACACGCCATAATAAGCGTACTGACAGTATGATCATCCGTCGCCGTCGCGCCAAGAAATAA
- the rplW gene encoding 50S ribosomal protein L23, which translates to MNNARLYQVLRGPVFSEKSQMLGDSLGVQVFKVDTTATKREIKKAVELMFEGVEVTRINTLNVKGKTKRFGKSIGRRNDYKKAYVTLKAGQDVQMADAGEDVTTTASTSETANNE; encoded by the coding sequence ATGAACAACGCAAGACTTTATCAGGTCTTAAGAGGACCTGTATTCTCAGAAAAATCTCAAATGCTTGGCGACTCACTTGGCGTACAAGTATTCAAAGTTGATACCACTGCCACAAAGCGTGAAATCAAAAAAGCAGTTGAGTTGATGTTTGAAGGTGTTGAAGTAACTCGTATAAACACTTTGAATGTTAAAGGTAAGACAAAGCGTTTTGGTAAAAGCATCGGCCGTCGTAACGACTATAAAAAAGCCTATGTAACCTTAAAGGCTGGTCAAGATGTACAAATGGCTGATGCTGGTGAAGACGTAACTACTACGGCTTCTACTAGTGAAACAGCGAACAACGAATAA
- the rplD gene encoding 50S ribosomal protein L4 — MDLKTVTGAAVELSDTAFGREFNEALVHQVVTAYLAGARQGTRAQKTRAEVSGGGIKPWRQKGTGRARAGSIRSPIWRSGGRAFAAKPQDWSQKVNRKMYRGAMQCILAELVRQERLILVEDISVSAPKTKELIAKLSELNAPRALIVTKEVDENLYLAARNIPHVNVLGTSEVDPVSLIAFDKVVMSVEAAKQFEEALA, encoded by the coding sequence GTGGATTTAAAAACAGTTACAGGTGCGGCGGTTGAGCTTTCTGACACAGCATTTGGTCGTGAATTCAACGAAGCATTAGTGCATCAGGTCGTGACCGCATATCTTGCAGGCGCTCGCCAAGGTACTCGTGCTCAAAAGACCCGTGCCGAAGTTTCTGGCGGTGGTATCAAGCCATGGCGTCAAAAAGGAACTGGTCGCGCTCGTGCAGGCTCTATTCGTAGCCCAATCTGGCGTTCAGGTGGTCGTGCATTTGCAGCCAAGCCACAAGACTGGTCACAAAAAGTAAACCGTAAGATGTATCGCGGTGCGATGCAGTGCATTTTAGCCGAACTCGTTCGCCAAGAGCGCTTGATTTTGGTTGAAGACATCAGTGTTTCTGCACCTAAAACCAAAGAGCTGATCGCAAAGTTAAGTGAGTTAAACGCCCCACGCGCGCTCATCGTCACCAAAGAAGTTGACGAAAACTTATACCTTGCCGCCCGCAACATTCCACACGTCAATGTACTTGGTACGTCTGAAGTGGATCCAGTGAGCTTGATTGCCTTTGATAAAGTAGTCATGTCAGTTGAAGCTGCGAAACAATTTGAGGAAGCACTAGCATGA
- the rplC gene encoding 50S ribosomal protein L3, with product MAIGLVGKKCGMTRIFTEAGAAIPVTVIEVDANRITQVKTQDTDGYQAIQITTGTRRDSRVTAAQKGHFAKAGVKAGRGVWEFRVNDSELEGRELGGEILADLFEAGQMVDVTGQSKGKGFQGGVKRHNFSMQDATHGNSVSHRVLGSTGQNQSPGRVFKGKKMPGQMGNKRVTVQGLEVISVDVEKGLLVIKGAIPGANGGDVIVRPSIKA from the coding sequence ATGGCGATCGGTTTAGTCGGTAAAAAATGCGGCATGACCCGTATCTTCACTGAAGCAGGCGCAGCAATTCCTGTAACCGTGATTGAGGTCGATGCAAACCGCATTACTCAAGTAAAAACTCAAGATACAGATGGCTATCAAGCCATTCAAATCACCACTGGAACTCGTCGTGACAGCCGCGTAACCGCTGCTCAAAAAGGTCACTTCGCCAAAGCTGGCGTAAAAGCGGGTCGTGGTGTTTGGGAATTTCGTGTCAATGACAGCGAACTTGAAGGTCGCGAACTTGGCGGCGAAATTCTTGCTGACCTATTTGAAGCAGGGCAGATGGTTGATGTAACCGGACAAAGCAAAGGTAAAGGCTTTCAAGGCGGCGTAAAGCGTCACAACTTTAGCATGCAAGACGCCACTCACGGTAACTCAGTATCACACCGTGTTCTTGGTTCAACAGGTCAAAACCAGTCACCAGGTCGCGTGTTCAAAGGCAAAAAAATGCCAGGGCAAATGGGCAACAAACGGGTTACCGTTCAAGGTCTTGAAGTGATTTCGGTTGATGTCGAAAAAGGGTTATTGGTCATTAAGGGTGCTATCCCTGGTGCCAACGGTGGCGATGTCATCGTTCGTCCGTCAATCAAAGCCTAA
- the rpsJ gene encoding 30S ribosomal protein S10, producing the protein MANQRIRIRLKSFDHRLIDQSAQEIVDTAKRTGAQICGPVPLPTRIERFNVLTSPHVNKDARDQYEIRTHKRMVDIVQPTDKTVDALMKLDLAAGVDVQIALG; encoded by the coding sequence ATGGCTAACCAGAGAATCCGTATCCGACTCAAGTCTTTCGATCATCGCCTTATTGATCAGTCAGCACAAGAGATTGTTGATACTGCTAAGCGCACAGGCGCACAAATTTGTGGTCCTGTACCGTTGCCGACTCGCATTGAGCGTTTTAACGTTTTAACCTCACCGCACGTCAACAAAGACGCTCGTGATCAGTACGAAATCCGTACTCACAAACGCATGGTTGATATCGTTCAGCCAACAGACAAAACTGTTGATGCGTTGATGAAGCTTGACCTTGCGGCAGGTGTAGACGTTCAAATTGCTTTGGGTTAA
- a CDS encoding DUF4825 domain-containing protein, with protein MFQYKDAYVGDASAVGNILDRLPIDGYPKDFALKTQNPPFGIVLNYSNFKSPAAQKEVILYSATYLFTLIQNVDWVSYNFDNQEYKITKKDLQNWYGKDFNDLKSEDELNAMIKTQLNDPNKMNILFTESGAKNLKKQFKD; from the coding sequence TTGTTTCAATATAAAGATGCTTATGTTGGCGATGCGAGCGCCGTTGGCAATATATTAGATCGGCTACCTATCGATGGTTATCCTAAAGATTTTGCGCTTAAAACTCAAAATCCACCTTTTGGCATCGTCTTGAATTACAGCAACTTTAAAAGCCCAGCAGCGCAAAAAGAAGTCATTCTATATTCGGCAACCTACTTATTTACTTTGATTCAAAATGTGGATTGGGTAAGCTATAACTTTGATAATCAAGAATATAAGATAACTAAAAAAGATTTGCAAAATTGGTATGGTAAAGATTTTAATGACTTAAAAAGCGAAGATGAACTCAACGCTATGATAAAAACTCAATTAAATGATCCAAATAAAATGAATATACTGTTTACCGAAAGCGGCGCTAAAAACCTAAAAAAGCAGTTTAAAGACTAA
- a CDS encoding Rne/Rng family ribonuclease, with protein MSEELLINVSPMESRVAVMDNGVLSEIYIERHHKLGLVGNIYLGTVVRVLPGMQAAFVDIGQSRTAFLHVNDMQRPKPVQADLASPEPDSKPAIPASIAAKHDTSDNDSSPSASNPSLASTKSALIVAPNSQGKEPSAALSQNLIQNRLHDGQRILVQVTKDQLGSKGARLTTNISLPSRYLVYLPSSEHIGISQRIDNEEERARLKSELGNLMQTVNLQGGLIARTAAERVPISKLEEDIYYLLQLWRTICARRSETKPNQGAALIYQELSLPMRAIRDLVHSDTEKVLVDNAPLFEQLRQFAKEFVPFVFDRIVHYTAEPPLFDVHRVEEDLRDALKRRVDLKSGGYLIIDQTEAMTTIDVNTGSFVGGRSLEDTVYKTNLEATHAIARQLRLRNLGGIIILDFIDMLEQEHKDDVLTSLQEQLAKDYAKTNITQVSELGLVEMTRKRTRESLGQQLCEPCSTCQGRGFVKTAETVCFEIFREIMRCARTYNAPKKFTVVAHAAVIDLLLTTEADTVADLEYLLGRVITFEVENLYTQEQYDIVLD; from the coding sequence ATGTCTGAAGAACTTTTGATTAACGTCAGCCCGATGGAATCTCGCGTTGCTGTCATGGACAACGGCGTGCTGAGTGAAATTTATATCGAGCGCCACCATAAGCTGGGCTTGGTAGGAAATATTTATTTAGGAACCGTGGTTCGCGTCCTACCTGGAATGCAAGCGGCATTTGTAGATATCGGGCAATCCAGAACGGCGTTTTTACACGTGAATGACATGCAACGCCCTAAACCTGTCCAAGCTGATTTGGCATCCCCCGAACCTGACTCAAAGCCTGCAATACCCGCCTCAATCGCCGCCAAGCATGATACCTCAGATAATGATTCATCCCCAAGCGCAAGTAACCCAAGCTTAGCATCGACAAAAAGCGCTTTAATCGTAGCTCCAAACAGCCAAGGCAAAGAGCCATCTGCCGCCTTGAGTCAAAACCTGATTCAAAATCGCCTGCATGACGGTCAGCGCATTTTGGTTCAAGTTACCAAAGACCAGCTTGGCAGCAAAGGCGCTCGCTTAACCACCAATATTTCGTTGCCGTCGCGATATTTAGTATATTTACCATCGAGCGAGCATATCGGTATCTCGCAGCGAATTGACAATGAAGAGGAGCGGGCGCGGCTGAAATCTGAGCTTGGCAATTTGATGCAAACGGTCAATTTGCAAGGTGGCTTGATTGCCAGAACCGCAGCCGAACGCGTTCCTATCAGTAAGCTTGAAGAGGATATCTATTACCTGCTTCAGCTTTGGCGCACCATTTGCGCCCGTCGTTCTGAAACCAAGCCCAACCAAGGCGCGGCGCTTATTTATCAAGAGCTGTCCTTACCCATGCGTGCCATTCGTGACTTGGTTCATAGCGATACCGAAAAGGTTTTGGTTGACAATGCGCCGTTATTTGAGCAACTGCGCCAATTTGCCAAAGAGTTTGTGCCCTTTGTTTTTGACCGTATTGTTCACTATACCGCCGAGCCGCCGCTGTTTGATGTTCACCGCGTCGAGGAGGACTTGCGCGATGCCTTAAAGCGCCGCGTTGATTTAAAATCCGGTGGCTATCTTATTATCGACCAAACCGAAGCTATGACCACCATTGATGTGAATACCGGCTCATTTGTGGGCGGTAGGTCACTTGAGGACACCGTTTATAAAACCAATTTAGAAGCCACCCATGCCATTGCCCGTCAGCTGCGGCTGCGCAATTTAGGCGGCATCATCATCCTCGATTTTATCGACATGCTTGAGCAAGAGCATAAAGATGACGTGCTCACAAGTTTGCAAGAGCAGCTTGCCAAAGACTATGCCAAAACCAACATTACTCAAGTCAGCGAGTTAGGTCTGGTTGAAATGACCCGAAAGCGCACCCGCGAATCGCTTGGTCAGCAGCTTTGTGAGCCGTGCTCCACCTGTCAAGGTCGCGGCTTTGTTAAAACCGCTGAAACCGTTTGTTTTGAAATTTTCCGTGAAATCATGCGCTGCGCCCGAACCTATAACGCCCCCAAAAAATTCACCGTCGTAGCTCACGCGGCAGTCATTGACTTACTGCTAACGACTGAGGCGGACACCGTTGCCGATTTAGAATATCTGCTTGGTCGCGTCATCACCTTTGAGGTTGAAAACTTATATACCCAAGAACAATACGATATTGTTTTGGATTAA
- a CDS encoding Maf family protein, producing MTLILASSSPRRRELLAQASLDFSTLSVDIDEAVLANEAPTDYIQRMVATKAQAAVEALNSLCNLDNKDEVIIITADTIGVLSDGKTVLVKPADFHDARAMWQKMSDNTHQVWTAVTVTKAFCDLKNNTSSWQIHDQNRLIECTDVTFVPLTDAMMQRYWDSGEPQDKAGGYGIQGLAAAWVEKINGSYTNVVGLPLAQTLSLLKPFLNKAD from the coding sequence ATGACCTTAATTTTAGCCTCAAGCTCGCCGCGGCGCCGTGAGTTATTAGCTCAAGCATCGCTTGATTTTAGCACCTTAAGCGTTGATATTGACGAAGCCGTTTTGGCAAATGAAGCGCCCACCGATTATATTCAGCGCATGGTTGCAACCAAAGCACAAGCCGCAGTTGAGGCGTTAAACTCGCTTTGTAATTTAGATAACAAAGACGAAGTTATTATCATTACCGCCGATACCATTGGCGTGCTAAGCGACGGCAAAACCGTTTTGGTCAAGCCTGCCGATTTTCATGATGCTCGCGCCATGTGGCAAAAAATGTCCGATAATACCCATCAAGTTTGGACGGCAGTTACCGTTACCAAAGCTTTTTGTGACTTGAAAAATAATACTAGTTCTTGGCAAATCCATGACCAAAATAGACTTATTGAGTGCACCGACGTCACTTTTGTGCCCTTAACTGATGCCATGATGCAGCGTTATTGGGACAGTGGCGAGCCACAAGACAAAGCCGGCGGCTATGGGATTCAAGGCTTAGCTGCCGCTTGGGTTGAAAAAATCAATGGCAGCTATACCAATGTGGTTGGGTTGCCGCTTGCGCAAACGCTGTCACTTCTTAAACCATTTTTAAATAAAGCAGATTAA
- the gatC gene encoding Asp-tRNA(Asn)/Glu-tRNA(Gln) amidotransferase subunit GatC: MSQDNQQATLTDSAVSRQEILEVATLARLGIDEATAEDYADDISKILSLMETLAGVDTENVAPLANIHEACQDLRADVANYDIDRALNQSMAPKVEDGLYLVPQVIE; encoded by the coding sequence ATGTCACAAGACAATCAACAAGCCACGCTAACGGACAGCGCAGTCAGTCGCCAAGAGATTTTGGAGGTGGCAACTTTAGCAAGACTGGGAATTGATGAAGCAACCGCCGAGGATTACGCGGATGATATCAGCAAAATCTTAAGCTTAATGGAAACGCTTGCCGGCGTCGATACCGAAAATGTCGCGCCACTTGCCAACATTCACGAAGCTTGCCAAGACTTGCGAGCCGATGTGGCGAATTATGACATTGACCGTGCGCTTAACCAATCGATGGCGCCAAAAGTTGAGGATGGCTTGTACCTTGTGCCGCAAGTGATTGAATAA
- the gatA gene encoding Asp-tRNA(Asn)/Glu-tRNA(Gln) amidotransferase subunit GatA: MSEIHELSTEQLIQGLQDKQFSSVDLTTHFLTRIEKLDGKINSFITQTSETALAKAKTCDEMRAQGDNRALLGVPMAHKDIFCTQGVLTTCGSKMLYNFVSPYDATIVQRIDDAGMVSLGKLNMDEFAMGSDNASSYFGAVHNPWNLERVPGGSSGGSAAAVAAGLTPLATASDTGGSIRQPASFCGLTGIKPTYGRVSRFGMIAYASSLDQAGTIGKSAKDCAYLLQPMVGHDVRDATSIKHDIPDYVQDMNDAETCNTKAGGDKPLAHLKIGVAKEYFGAGLNSEVETAVKKALKTYEDLGATIVEVNITDPEITLATYYMLAPAEASSNLSRFDGVRFGYRCDDPKDLIDLYTRSRSEGFGAEVQRRILMGTYALSAGYFDAYYTKAQRIRRLIVEDFKTAFHHCDIIVSPTVPTTAYKLSDNLDPATMYLGDVYTTGVNLAGLPALSHPVGFSKDGMPIGIQLIGQHWYESQLLTTAHLFQQSTDYHSQQSSIAKETV; the protein is encoded by the coding sequence ATGTCTGAAATTCATGAGTTAAGTACCGAGCAGCTCATCCAAGGGCTGCAAGATAAGCAGTTTAGTAGCGTTGATTTGACCACTCATTTTTTAACGCGTATTGAGAAGCTTGATGGCAAGATTAACAGCTTTATTACCCAAACCAGTGAAACTGCCCTTGCCAAAGCAAAAACCTGCGATGAAATGCGGGCTCAAGGCGACAATCGCGCCTTACTTGGTGTGCCGATGGCGCATAAAGACATTTTTTGTACCCAAGGGGTGTTGACCACTTGCGGCTCAAAAATGCTTTATAATTTTGTGTCGCCTTATGATGCCACCATCGTTCAGCGCATTGATGACGCCGGCATGGTTAGTTTGGGCAAGCTTAATATGGATGAGTTTGCCATGGGGTCGGACAATGCCAGCTCGTATTTTGGCGCGGTTCATAATCCGTGGAATTTAGAGCGTGTTCCGGGTGGCTCGTCAGGTGGTAGCGCGGCGGCGGTGGCAGCAGGATTGACCCCGCTAGCTACGGCAAGTGATACCGGCGGCTCAATTCGTCAACCCGCATCGTTTTGCGGCTTAACGGGCATTAAACCCACTTACGGTCGCGTGTCGCGCTTTGGTATGATTGCTTACGCGTCAAGCCTTGACCAAGCCGGAACGATTGGCAAAAGTGCTAAAGACTGCGCGTATTTGCTGCAACCGATGGTCGGTCATGATGTAAGGGACGCCACTTCAATCAAGCATGATATTCCCGATTACGTTCAAGATATGAATGACGCTGAAACTTGCAATACAAAAGCTGGCGGCGACAAGCCTTTAGCACATTTAAAAATCGGCGTGGCAAAAGAATACTTTGGAGCTGGCTTAAACAGTGAGGTTGAGACTGCAGTTAAGAAAGCGCTAAAAACCTATGAGGATTTGGGCGCAACCATCGTTGAGGTGAATATCACCGACCCTGAAATCACCCTTGCCACCTATTATATGCTCGCCCCTGCTGAAGCGTCGTCAAATTTGTCACGCTTTGATGGCGTTCGCTTCGGCTACCGCTGCGATGACCCAAAAGATTTAATCGACCTTTATACCCGATCGCGCTCAGAAGGCTTTGGCGCGGAAGTTCAGCGCCGGATTTTGATGGGAACTTATGCATTATCGGCAGGCTATTTTGATGCCTATTACACCAAGGCGCAACGCATCCGCCGCTTGATTGTGGAAGATTTTAAAACCGCCTTTCACCACTGCGACATTATCGTAAGTCCAACCGTCCCAACGACGGCTTATAAATTAAGCGACAATTTAGACCCCGCGACCATGTATCTGGGCGACGTTTATACCACAGGCGTAAACTTAGCAGGGCTTCCGGCGCTGAGTCATCCGGTTGGATTTTCAAAGGATGGCATGCCTATTGGCATTCAGCTCATCGGTCAGCATTGGTATGAGAGCCAATTGCTCACCACCGCGCACCTGTTCCAACAAAGCACCGATTATCATTCGCAGCAATCCTCCATTGCTAAGGAGACCGTATAA
- the gatB gene encoding Asp-tRNA(Asn)/Glu-tRNA(Gln) amidotransferase subunit GatB, with protein MTKANFDPKLLVDGYEVVIGIEIHCQLNTDSKIFSSAPTAFGHEPNTQANIVDLGLPGVLPVLNHGVVERALKFGIGVNAELGLYNTFDRKNYFYPDLPKGYQITQMANPIVGRGYIDVMVNEGEKNEYPKRIGITRAHLEEDAGKSVHNAVDGMTGIDLNRAGTPLIEIVSEPDMRSVHEALAYIKAIHQLVTWLGISDAIMAEGSFRCDCNVSIRKPGAELGTRTELKNLNSFRFIERAINREIERQIDIIEDGGKVIQATRLYDPDKDETRSMRTKEEANDYRYFPDPDLLPVRIEQETVDEILAAMPELPVARRSRFETELGLSEYDARILTGSRQLADYFEAVVAEVGASSTKIAANWVMGDLLGALNKDDKTIDASPISAAQLAKLLERINDNTLSGKLAKKVFSALYEGEGGDSADAADIIIKTKGLKQETDTGAIKAIVEEVIANNQTMVDEYRGGKQKAFNGLVGQVMKASRGSANPQQVNEILKSLLD; from the coding sequence ATGACCAAGGCAAACTTTGACCCAAAACTGTTGGTCGATGGCTATGAAGTGGTGATTGGCATTGAAATCCACTGTCAGCTCAACACCGACAGCAAGATTTTTTCCAGTGCGCCGACCGCCTTTGGTCATGAGCCAAACACTCAGGCTAATATCGTTGATTTAGGACTTCCGGGCGTTTTACCGGTACTCAATCACGGCGTTGTTGAGCGCGCGCTCAAATTTGGCATTGGCGTAAATGCTGAGCTTGGCTTATACAATACCTTTGACCGTAAAAACTATTTTTACCCCGATTTGCCTAAAGGCTATCAAATTACCCAAATGGCAAATCCGATTGTCGGTCGCGGCTATATCGATGTGATGGTCAATGAAGGTGAAAAAAACGAATACCCAAAACGCATTGGCATTACTCGCGCCCATTTAGAAGAAGACGCCGGAAAATCGGTTCATAATGCCGTTGATGGCATGACCGGAATTGACCTCAACCGCGCCGGAACGCCGTTAATTGAAATCGTCTCAGAACCAGATATGCGCTCGGTTCACGAAGCGCTAGCTTATATCAAAGCCATTCATCAGCTAGTCACTTGGCTTGGTATTTCCGACGCGATTATGGCTGAAGGCTCGTTCCGCTGCGACTGTAACGTGTCCATTCGCAAACCGGGTGCGGAGCTTGGAACGCGAACGGAGCTTAAAAACCTCAACTCATTTCGCTTTATCGAGCGCGCCATCAACCGCGAAATTGAGCGTCAAATCGACATTATCGAGGATGGCGGCAAAGTCATTCAAGCCACGCGCCTTTATGACCCTGATAAAGATGAAACCCGCTCCATGCGAACCAAAGAAGAAGCCAACGATTACCGCTATTTCCCTGACCCTGATTTGCTTCCGGTTCGGATTGAGCAGGAAACCGTTGATGAGATTTTAGCAGCCATGCCAGAGCTTCCTGTGGCGCGCCGAAGCCGATTTGAAACCGAGCTTGGGTTATCCGAATATGACGCTCGCATCTTAACCGGAAGCCGTCAGCTTGCCGATTATTTTGAAGCCGTCGTTGCGGAAGTTGGTGCGTCCTCCACCAAAATCGCTGCAAACTGGGTGATGGGCGACTTGCTTGGCGCGCTGAATAAAGACGACAAAACCATTGACGCCTCACCCATCAGCGCGGCGCAACTTGCCAAACTGCTTGAGCGCATCAATGATAATACGTTATCGGGCAAACTTGCCAAAAAAGTCTTTAGCGCGTTGTACGAAGGTGAAGGTGGCGATAGCGCGGATGCGGCCGACATCATCATCAAAACCAAAGGCTTAAAGCAAGAAACCGACACCGGCGCGATTAAAGCCATCGTTGAGGAGGTCATCGCCAACAACCAAACCATGGTTGATGAGTACCGCGGCGGCAAACAAAAAGCCTTTAACGGGCTTGTTGGTCAAGTGATGAAAGCCAGTCGCGGCAGCGCCAATCCGCAGCAGGTGAATGAAATTTTAAAATCGCTTTTGGACTAA